Proteins co-encoded in one Rhopalosiphum maidis isolate BTI-1 chromosome 2, ASM367621v3, whole genome shotgun sequence genomic window:
- the LOC113550983 gene encoding kinesin-like protein unc-104 isoform X2, whose product MSSVKVAVRVRPFNNRETSRDCKCIIEMAGYTTSITNPKLPPNVKDATKSFNFDYSYWSQNPSDPNFASQTMVYRDIGEEMLQHAFEGYNVCIFAYGQTGAGKSYTMMGRQEEEGQEGIIPLICKDLFHRIRSTTSDELQYSVEVSYMEIYCERVRDLLNPKNKGNLRVREHPLLGPYVEDLSKLAVTTYQNIHDLIDEGNKARTVAATNMNETSSRSHAVFTIFFTQKRLDEMTQLTTEKVSKISLVDLAGSERADSTGAKGTRLKEGANINKSLTTLGKVISGLAEMSASKKKKKGDFIPYRDSVLTWLLRENLGGNSKTAMIAAISPADINYDETLSTLRYADRAKQIVCKAIVNEDANAKLIRELKEEIQRLRDLLKAEGIVVQEGGKMVYGKLKENRDDGVKMLKDGDEKPNIPSSMIAEEAVDQLQASEKLIAELNETWEEKLKRTEEIRIQREAVFAEMGVAVKEDGDTVGVFSPQKTPHLVNLNEDPFMSECLIYYIKEGVTRVGSAESKITQDIRLCGSYIQREHCRFENSNGVVTLIPIKGALCYVNGRELTDPIVLKTGSRVILGKNHVFRFNHPEQVRERREHKNKTEVTAENVKEIATKPEKSSPAETPINNEYVDWNFAQIELLEKQGIDLKQDMKLKLNALEEQFKKDKETADQIFEEQRKNYEARIDALQKQVEEQSMTMSMYSSYTPDDFVQEEDIFVNPLFDAECNWTDKEYQLVLTTCRKWKYHQFTSLRDDLWGNAVFLKEANAISVELKKKVQFQFTLLTDTLYSPLPLDFLADDDDIDRPFPRTYVAIEVLDTKNGATHYWTLDKLKTRLDLMRQIYNGNIESPQKSPCEFKDDFFQCLTACTPNKSFSYLIPSRQRLELMREMYQNEAEISPTSPDFNIEAITGGDPFYDRFPWFRLIGRAFIYLSNLMYPVPLIHKVSIVNEKGDVKGYLRVAIQAVSEDETSDNSCGVRQFAKISFNDKDLLGRLSGKKNTEIIERIVTGKSSNKGDEIEADGDSGHGDSSISSEIKDEELPSHLLISKDFTFRVTLLQAVGVPDEYADIFCQFNFLHRHDDAFSTEPVKNCGKGTPVGFYHVQNITVPVTKSFIEYIKTQPIVFEVFGHYQKHPLHNDAKQDSTFVRQPPRRMLPPSIPISLPVRSPKFGVLPSLCTSHIHAKYDLLVWFEICELGPDGDYVPCVVDHSEDLPCRGLFMLHQGLQRRIRITVVHETAPELRWKEIRELVVGRIRNIPQSEDDDTDNSVLSLGLFPGEYLEIPGEDRCMFRFEAAWDSSLHNSVLLNRISTGGEHIFMTISAYLELENCGCPAIITKDLSMVIYGRDARTGPRSLKHLFSGNYKNSEANRLSGIYELVLKRASEAGVQRRQRRVLDTSSTYVRGEENLEGWKPRGDSLIFDHQWELEKLTRLEEVGRTRHMILLRERLGLDKVPITKSEKEVCNIIAKASSSTKDIMRPPSPVALRNIDPSVYEPWQMNERERFLATKCIKLIQGRIPSKENLLPSYTNVLTPTDDKPDSNISHSSSCVTISNHELFSPDRCFQRGSNMSDSMYLNQDIMVSSHSSSSEPQLVLYVPEVEEIRISPVVSRKGYLNILEHKTNGWKKRWVTVRRPYVFIFRDEKDPVERALINLTTAQVEYSEDQLAMVKVPNSFSVVTKHRGYLMQTLLDKEVYEWLYAINPLLAGQIRSKTSRQIMPNGQNQKPAFVSNPIDTH is encoded by the exons ATGTCTTCTGTGAAAGTAGCCGTTCGAGTACGGCCTTTTAACAATCGAGAGACATCAAGAGATTGTAAATGCATTATAGAAATGGCTGGGTACACTACAT ctATAACAAATCCAAAACTCCCACCTAATGTTAAGGATGCAACAAAAAGCTTTAATTTCGATTATTCTTATTGGTCTCAAAAT cctTCAGATCCAAATTTTGCATCCCAGACTATGGTGTATAGAGACATTGGTGAAGAAATGTTACAGCATGCTTTTGAAG gtTACAATGTATGCATATTTGCATATGGTCAAACAGGAGCTGGAAAATCATACACTATGATGGGACGACAAGAAGAAGAAGGTCAAGAAGGCATAATACCATTAATTTGCAAAGATTTATTTCACAGGATTAGATCAACTACTAGTGATGAATTACAATACTCTGTTGAG gttaGTTATATGGAAATATACTGTGAACGTGTTCGCGATCTGTTAAATCCTAAAAATAAAGGTAATCTTCGAGTTCGTGAACATCCTTTATTAGGACCTTATGTAGAAGATTTATCAAAACTTGCTGTTACTACTTACCAAAATATTCATGATCTCATTGACGAAGGCAACAAAGCCAG AACAGTTGCAGCAACAAATATGAATGAAACATCTAGTCGTTCCCATGCAGTTTTTACCATATTCTTTACTCAAAAACGATTAGATGAAATGACTCAGTTAACTACTGAAAAAGTTAGTAAAATATCACTGGTCGATTTGGCTGGTTCAGAAAGAGCAGATTCAACTGGTGCAAAAGGAACTAGACTTAAAGAAGGTgctaatattaacaaaagttTGACTACTTTAGGAAAAGTTATATCTGGATTAGCTGAAATG TCA gcttctaaaaaaaagaaaaaaggagATTTTATTCCATACCGTGACTCTGTTCTAACTTGGCTTTTAAGAGAGAATCTTGGTGGAAACTCTAAGACTGCAATGATTGCTGCTATTAGTCCTGcagatattaattatgatgaaACATTATCTACTTTACG atatgcTGATCGAGCAAAACAAATAGTATGCAAAGCTATTGTTAATGAAGATGCTAATGCAAAACTTATCCGTGAACTCAAAGAAGAAATTCAAAGACTTCGAGATTTATTAAAGGCTGAAGGAATTGTAGTACAAGAag GTGGTAAAATGGTTTATGGGAAACTAAAAGAAAACC gaGATGACGGAGTCAAAATGCTTAAGGATGGTGATGAAAAACCCAATATTCCTTCATCTATGATTGCTGAAGAAGCTGTTGACCAACTTCAAGCTAGCGAAAAATTGATTgctg AACTTAATGAAACATgggaagaaaaattaaaacgtacaGAAGAAATACGAATTCAAAGGGAAGCTGTATTTGCTGAAATGGGAGTAGCGGTTAAAGAAGATGGTGATACAGTTGGAGTATTTTCTccacaaaaa ACTCCACATTTAGTCAATCTAAATGAAGATCCATTTATGTCTGAATGTCTTATATATTACATCAAAGAGGGTGTAACACGTGTTGGATCtgcagaatctaaaattactCAAGATATTCGATTGTGTGGTTCATATATACAACGTGAACATTGTCGGTTTGAAAATTCTAATGGTGTTGTTACTTTAATACCGATAAAAGGTGcattatgttatgtaaatgGACGAGAACTCACAGAtcctattgtattaaaaacaggTTCAAGAGTGATTCTTggaaaaaatcatgttttccGATTTAATCATCCAGAACA agttaGAGAACGAAGAGAACATAAGAACAAGACAGAAGTAACAGCTGAAAACGTTAAAGAaa tCGCAACTAAACCAGAAAAGAGTTCTCCTGCCGAAACTCCAATTAATAATGAGTATGTCGATTGGAACTTTGcacaaattgaattattagaaaaacaaGGAATAGATCTGAAACAAGATATGAAACTTAAGCTAAATGCTCTTGAAGAACAGTTCAAAAAAGATAAAGAAACGGCAGATCAAATATTTGAAGAACAACGCaaa AATTATGAGGCCAGAATAGATGCATTACAGAAACAAGTTGAAGAACAAAGTATGACTATGTCAATGTATAGCTCTTATACTCCAGATGATTTTGTTCAAGAAGAAGATATttttg ttAACCCATTGTTTGATGCTGAATGCAATTGGACTGACAAAGAATACCAATTGGTTTTAACAACTTGTCGTAAATGGAAATATCATCAATTTACATCATTGAGAGATGATTTATGGGGAAATGCTGTCTTTTTAAAAGAAGCTAATGCTATATCAGTcgaattaaagaaaaaa gttcaatttcaatttacGTTATTAACAGATACTTTGTATTCTCCATTACCCTTGGACTTCTTGgctgatgatgatgatatagATAGACCATTCCCTCGTACATATGTTGCAATTGAAGTACTCGATACAAAGAATGGTGCTACTCATTATTGGACCTTAGATAAATTGAA AACAAGGTTGGATCTTATGCGCCAAATATATAATGGGAATATTGAAAGTCCCCAAAAATCACCTTGTGAGTTCAAGGATGATTTTTTCCAATGTCTAACTGCCTGCACCCCTAACAAGTCTTTCTCCTATTTGATACCCTCAAG ACAAAGATTAGAACTTATGAGAGAAATGTATCAAAACGAAGCTGAAATATCACCTACATCACCAGATTTTAATATAGAAGCAATTACAGGTGGAGATCCATTTTATGATAGATTTCCATGGTTTAGACTTATTGGCAGAGCGTTTATCTACTTAAGCAATCTTATGTATCCTGTACCTCTAATACATAAAGTATCTATTGTTAATGAAAAAGGTGATGTCAAGGGTTACCTACGTGTTGCTATACAAGCAGTTtcgg aaGATGAGACTTCTGATAACTCTTGTGGAGTAAGACAATTTGCAAAGATTTCTTTTAATGACAAAGATTTATTAGGTCGTTTgtctggaaaaaaaaatactgaaattatTGAAAGAATTGTCACTGGGAAAAGTAGCAATAAAGGCGatg aaattgaagCTGATGGAGATAGTGGTCATGGAGATAGTTCTATATCCTCTGAAATCAAAGATGAAGAACTTCCAAGTCATCTGTTGATTAGTAAAGATTTTACGTTTAGAGTTACATTATTACAAGCTGTTGGTGTCCCTGACGAATATGCTGATATTTTTTGTCAATTCAA tttcttgCATAGACATGATGATGCATTTTCTACCGAACCTGTAAAAAATTGTGGTAAAGGTACACCAGTTGGATTTTATCATGTacaaaat attacaGTTCCTGTTACAAAATCATTCATAGAATACATAAAGACACAACCAATTGTGTTTGAAGTTTTTGGACATTATCAAAAACATCCTCTTCACAATGATGCTAAACAAGATAGTACttt tGTTCGACAACCTCCAAGAAGAATGTTACCTCCATCAATACCAATTAGTTTACCAGTACGTTCTCCAAAGTTTGGAGTATTACCTTCATTGTGCACATCACACATACATGCTAAGTATGATTTATTGGTTTGGTTTGAAATATGTGAACTCG gtCCTGATGGGGATTATGTACCTTGTGTGGTTGATCATAGTGAAGATCTACCTTGTCGTGGACTGTTTATGCTACATCAAGGTTTACAACGCCGCATACGTATTACAGTAGTACATGAAACTGCTCCAGAATTGCGTTGGAAAGAAATACGGGAACTTGTTGTGGGTCGTATTCGCAATATACCTCAATCAGAAGATGATGATACAGACAATTCAGTACTTTCACTTGGTTTATTCCCAGGAGAATACCTTGAAATACCTGGTGAAGATCGTTGCATGTTTCGTTTTGAAGCAGCATGGGACAGTTCTTTACACAATTCTGTACTTCTTAATAGAATATCTACTGGAGGAGAACATATCTTCATGACTATATCAGCTTATTTAGAG ttggAAAACTGTGGATGTCCAGCAATAATTACCAAGGACTTAAGCATGGTTATTTATGGTAGAGATGCGCGTACGGGACCAAGATCTTTGAAACATCTATTCAGTGGCAATTACAAAAACAGTGAAGCAAATCGGTTATCTGGAATTTACGAACTTGTGCTGAAAAGAGCTTCAGAAGCAG GTGTCCAAAGACGCCAAAGACGTGTTTTGGATACAAGTTCTACATATGTCCGAGGTGAAGAAAATCTCGAAGGTTGGAAACCACGTGGTGacagtttaatatttgatCACCAATGGGAACTGGAGAAACTTACCAGACTTGAAGAAGTTGGCCGTACACGACACATGATTCTTCTTAGAGAACGACTAGGTCTTGACAAAGTACCAATCACCAAATCTGAAAAG GAGGTGTGTAACATAATAGCCAAAGCATCAAGTTCCACTAAAGATATAATGAGACCCCCTAGCCCTGTGGCACTGCGCAATATCGACCCTAGTGTTTATGAGCCTTGGCAGATGAATGAGAGAGAACGATTTTTGGCTACCAAATGTATCAAGCTTATTCAAGGAAGAATACCATCTAAA GAAAATTTGTTACCATCTTACACTAATGTACTAACTCCAACTGATGATAAACCTGATTCAAATATTAGTCATTCATCAAGCTGTGTTACCATTTCAAATCATGA attATTCTCCCCGGACCGTTGTTTTCAACGTGGTTCAAATATGAGTGACTCTATGTATCTTAATCAAGATATTATGGTTTCTTCTCATTCATCATCATCTGAACCACAACTCGTGCTTTATGTGCCAGAAGTTGAAGAGATAAGAATTAGTCCAGTAGTTTCGAGAAAAGGTTATTTGAACATATTAGAACATAAAACTAATGGATGGAAAAAACGATGggtg acAGTAAGACGcccatatgtatttatatttagagaTGAAAAAGATCCCGTAGAAAGGGCATTGATCAACTTAACTACAGCTCAAGTTGAATATTCTGAAGATCAATTAGCCATGGTTAAAGTACCAAATTCATTCAG tGTTGTCACCAAACATAGGGGCTATTTAATGCAAACATTATTAGACAAAGAAGTGTATGAATGGCTGTATGCCATAAATCCTCTTTTAGCCGGTCAAATTCG atcaaaAACATCACGGCAAATAATGCCAAATGGACAAAATCAAAAGCCTGCATTTGTGTCCAATCCAATTGACACACATTAA
- the LOC113550983 gene encoding kinesin-like protein unc-104 isoform X1 — protein sequence MSSVKVAVRVRPFNNRETSRDCKCIIEMAGYTTSITNPKLPPNVKDATKSFNFDYSYWSQNPSDPNFASQTMVYRDIGEEMLQHAFEGYNVCIFAYGQTGAGKSYTMMGRQEEEGQEGIIPLICKDLFHRIRSTTSDELQYSVEVSYMEIYCERVRDLLNPKNKGNLRVREHPLLGPYVEDLSKLAVTTYQNIHDLIDEGNKARTVAATNMNETSSRSHAVFTIFFTQKRLDEMTQLTTEKVSKISLVDLAGSERADSTGAKGTRLKEGANINKSLTTLGKVISGLAEMSASKKKKKGDFIPYRDSVLTWLLRENLGGNSKTAMIAAISPADINYDETLSTLRYADRAKQIVCKAIVNEDANAKLIRELKEEIQRLRDLLKAEGIVVQEGGKMVYGKLKENRDDGVKMLKDGDEKPNIPSSMIAEEAVDQLQASEKLIAELNETWEEKLKRTEEIRIQREAVFAEMGVAVKEDGDTVGVFSPQKTPHLVNLNEDPFMSECLIYYIKEGVTRVGSAESKITQDIRLCGSYIQREHCRFENSNGVVTLIPIKGALCYVNGRELTDPIVLKTGSRVILGKNHVFRFNHPEQVRERREHKNKTEVTAENVKEIATKPEKSSPAETPINNEYVDWNFAQIELLEKQGIDLKQDMKLKLNALEEQFKKDKETADQIFEEQRKNYEARIDALQKQVEEQSMTMSMYSSYTPDDFVQEEDIFVNPLFDAECNWTDKEYQLVLTTCRKWKYHQFTSLRDDLWGNAVFLKEANAISVELKKKVQFQFTLLTDTLYSPLPLDFLADDDDIDRPFPRTYVAIEVLDTKNGATHYWTLDKLKTRLDLMRQIYNGNIESPQKSPCEFKDDFFQCLTACTPNKSFSYLIPSRQRLELMREMYQNEAEISPTSPDFNIEAITGGDPFYDRFPWFRLIGRAFIYLSNLMYPVPLIHKVSIVNEKGDVKGYLRVAIQAVSEDETSDNSCGVRQFAKISFNDKDLLGRLSGKKNTEIIERIVTGKSSNKGDEIEADGDSGHGDSSISSEIKDEELPSHLLISKDFTFRVTLLQAVGVPDEYADIFCQFNFLHRHDDAFSTEPVKNCGKGTPVGFYHVQNITVPVTKSFIEYIKTQPIVFEVFGHYQKHPLHNDAKQDSTFVRQPPRRMLPPSIPISLPVRSPKFGVLPSLCTSHIHAKYDLLVWFEICELGPDGDYVPCVVDHSEDLPCRGLFMLHQGLQRRIRITVVHETAPELRWKEIRELVVGRIRNIPQSEDDDTDNSVLSLGLFPGEYLEIPGEDRCMFRFEAAWDSSLHNSVLLNRISTGGEHIFMTISAYLELENCGCPAIITKDLSMVIYGRDARTGPRSLKHLFSGNYKNSEANRLSGIYELVLKRASEAGSPGVQRRQRRVLDTSSTYVRGEENLEGWKPRGDSLIFDHQWELEKLTRLEEVGRTRHMILLRERLGLDKVPITKSEKEVCNIIAKASSSTKDIMRPPSPVALRNIDPSVYEPWQMNERERFLATKCIKLIQGRIPSKENLLPSYTNVLTPTDDKPDSNISHSSSCVTISNHELFSPDRCFQRGSNMSDSMYLNQDIMVSSHSSSSEPQLVLYVPEVEEIRISPVVSRKGYLNILEHKTNGWKKRWVTVRRPYVFIFRDEKDPVERALINLTTAQVEYSEDQLAMVKVPNSFSVVTKHRGYLMQTLLDKEVYEWLYAINPLLAGQIRSKTSRQIMPNGQNQKPAFVSNPIDTH from the exons ATGTCTTCTGTGAAAGTAGCCGTTCGAGTACGGCCTTTTAACAATCGAGAGACATCAAGAGATTGTAAATGCATTATAGAAATGGCTGGGTACACTACAT ctATAACAAATCCAAAACTCCCACCTAATGTTAAGGATGCAACAAAAAGCTTTAATTTCGATTATTCTTATTGGTCTCAAAAT cctTCAGATCCAAATTTTGCATCCCAGACTATGGTGTATAGAGACATTGGTGAAGAAATGTTACAGCATGCTTTTGAAG gtTACAATGTATGCATATTTGCATATGGTCAAACAGGAGCTGGAAAATCATACACTATGATGGGACGACAAGAAGAAGAAGGTCAAGAAGGCATAATACCATTAATTTGCAAAGATTTATTTCACAGGATTAGATCAACTACTAGTGATGAATTACAATACTCTGTTGAG gttaGTTATATGGAAATATACTGTGAACGTGTTCGCGATCTGTTAAATCCTAAAAATAAAGGTAATCTTCGAGTTCGTGAACATCCTTTATTAGGACCTTATGTAGAAGATTTATCAAAACTTGCTGTTACTACTTACCAAAATATTCATGATCTCATTGACGAAGGCAACAAAGCCAG AACAGTTGCAGCAACAAATATGAATGAAACATCTAGTCGTTCCCATGCAGTTTTTACCATATTCTTTACTCAAAAACGATTAGATGAAATGACTCAGTTAACTACTGAAAAAGTTAGTAAAATATCACTGGTCGATTTGGCTGGTTCAGAAAGAGCAGATTCAACTGGTGCAAAAGGAACTAGACTTAAAGAAGGTgctaatattaacaaaagttTGACTACTTTAGGAAAAGTTATATCTGGATTAGCTGAAATG TCA gcttctaaaaaaaagaaaaaaggagATTTTATTCCATACCGTGACTCTGTTCTAACTTGGCTTTTAAGAGAGAATCTTGGTGGAAACTCTAAGACTGCAATGATTGCTGCTATTAGTCCTGcagatattaattatgatgaaACATTATCTACTTTACG atatgcTGATCGAGCAAAACAAATAGTATGCAAAGCTATTGTTAATGAAGATGCTAATGCAAAACTTATCCGTGAACTCAAAGAAGAAATTCAAAGACTTCGAGATTTATTAAAGGCTGAAGGAATTGTAGTACAAGAag GTGGTAAAATGGTTTATGGGAAACTAAAAGAAAACC gaGATGACGGAGTCAAAATGCTTAAGGATGGTGATGAAAAACCCAATATTCCTTCATCTATGATTGCTGAAGAAGCTGTTGACCAACTTCAAGCTAGCGAAAAATTGATTgctg AACTTAATGAAACATgggaagaaaaattaaaacgtacaGAAGAAATACGAATTCAAAGGGAAGCTGTATTTGCTGAAATGGGAGTAGCGGTTAAAGAAGATGGTGATACAGTTGGAGTATTTTCTccacaaaaa ACTCCACATTTAGTCAATCTAAATGAAGATCCATTTATGTCTGAATGTCTTATATATTACATCAAAGAGGGTGTAACACGTGTTGGATCtgcagaatctaaaattactCAAGATATTCGATTGTGTGGTTCATATATACAACGTGAACATTGTCGGTTTGAAAATTCTAATGGTGTTGTTACTTTAATACCGATAAAAGGTGcattatgttatgtaaatgGACGAGAACTCACAGAtcctattgtattaaaaacaggTTCAAGAGTGATTCTTggaaaaaatcatgttttccGATTTAATCATCCAGAACA agttaGAGAACGAAGAGAACATAAGAACAAGACAGAAGTAACAGCTGAAAACGTTAAAGAaa tCGCAACTAAACCAGAAAAGAGTTCTCCTGCCGAAACTCCAATTAATAATGAGTATGTCGATTGGAACTTTGcacaaattgaattattagaaaaacaaGGAATAGATCTGAAACAAGATATGAAACTTAAGCTAAATGCTCTTGAAGAACAGTTCAAAAAAGATAAAGAAACGGCAGATCAAATATTTGAAGAACAACGCaaa AATTATGAGGCCAGAATAGATGCATTACAGAAACAAGTTGAAGAACAAAGTATGACTATGTCAATGTATAGCTCTTATACTCCAGATGATTTTGTTCAAGAAGAAGATATttttg ttAACCCATTGTTTGATGCTGAATGCAATTGGACTGACAAAGAATACCAATTGGTTTTAACAACTTGTCGTAAATGGAAATATCATCAATTTACATCATTGAGAGATGATTTATGGGGAAATGCTGTCTTTTTAAAAGAAGCTAATGCTATATCAGTcgaattaaagaaaaaa gttcaatttcaatttacGTTATTAACAGATACTTTGTATTCTCCATTACCCTTGGACTTCTTGgctgatgatgatgatatagATAGACCATTCCCTCGTACATATGTTGCAATTGAAGTACTCGATACAAAGAATGGTGCTACTCATTATTGGACCTTAGATAAATTGAA AACAAGGTTGGATCTTATGCGCCAAATATATAATGGGAATATTGAAAGTCCCCAAAAATCACCTTGTGAGTTCAAGGATGATTTTTTCCAATGTCTAACTGCCTGCACCCCTAACAAGTCTTTCTCCTATTTGATACCCTCAAG ACAAAGATTAGAACTTATGAGAGAAATGTATCAAAACGAAGCTGAAATATCACCTACATCACCAGATTTTAATATAGAAGCAATTACAGGTGGAGATCCATTTTATGATAGATTTCCATGGTTTAGACTTATTGGCAGAGCGTTTATCTACTTAAGCAATCTTATGTATCCTGTACCTCTAATACATAAAGTATCTATTGTTAATGAAAAAGGTGATGTCAAGGGTTACCTACGTGTTGCTATACAAGCAGTTtcgg aaGATGAGACTTCTGATAACTCTTGTGGAGTAAGACAATTTGCAAAGATTTCTTTTAATGACAAAGATTTATTAGGTCGTTTgtctggaaaaaaaaatactgaaattatTGAAAGAATTGTCACTGGGAAAAGTAGCAATAAAGGCGatg aaattgaagCTGATGGAGATAGTGGTCATGGAGATAGTTCTATATCCTCTGAAATCAAAGATGAAGAACTTCCAAGTCATCTGTTGATTAGTAAAGATTTTACGTTTAGAGTTACATTATTACAAGCTGTTGGTGTCCCTGACGAATATGCTGATATTTTTTGTCAATTCAA tttcttgCATAGACATGATGATGCATTTTCTACCGAACCTGTAAAAAATTGTGGTAAAGGTACACCAGTTGGATTTTATCATGTacaaaat attacaGTTCCTGTTACAAAATCATTCATAGAATACATAAAGACACAACCAATTGTGTTTGAAGTTTTTGGACATTATCAAAAACATCCTCTTCACAATGATGCTAAACAAGATAGTACttt tGTTCGACAACCTCCAAGAAGAATGTTACCTCCATCAATACCAATTAGTTTACCAGTACGTTCTCCAAAGTTTGGAGTATTACCTTCATTGTGCACATCACACATACATGCTAAGTATGATTTATTGGTTTGGTTTGAAATATGTGAACTCG gtCCTGATGGGGATTATGTACCTTGTGTGGTTGATCATAGTGAAGATCTACCTTGTCGTGGACTGTTTATGCTACATCAAGGTTTACAACGCCGCATACGTATTACAGTAGTACATGAAACTGCTCCAGAATTGCGTTGGAAAGAAATACGGGAACTTGTTGTGGGTCGTATTCGCAATATACCTCAATCAGAAGATGATGATACAGACAATTCAGTACTTTCACTTGGTTTATTCCCAGGAGAATACCTTGAAATACCTGGTGAAGATCGTTGCATGTTTCGTTTTGAAGCAGCATGGGACAGTTCTTTACACAATTCTGTACTTCTTAATAGAATATCTACTGGAGGAGAACATATCTTCATGACTATATCAGCTTATTTAGAG ttggAAAACTGTGGATGTCCAGCAATAATTACCAAGGACTTAAGCATGGTTATTTATGGTAGAGATGCGCGTACGGGACCAAGATCTTTGAAACATCTATTCAGTGGCAATTACAAAAACAGTGAAGCAAATCGGTTATCTGGAATTTACGAACTTGTGCTGAAAAGAGCTTCAGAAGCAGGTAGTCCAG GTGTCCAAAGACGCCAAAGACGTGTTTTGGATACAAGTTCTACATATGTCCGAGGTGAAGAAAATCTCGAAGGTTGGAAACCACGTGGTGacagtttaatatttgatCACCAATGGGAACTGGAGAAACTTACCAGACTTGAAGAAGTTGGCCGTACACGACACATGATTCTTCTTAGAGAACGACTAGGTCTTGACAAAGTACCAATCACCAAATCTGAAAAG GAGGTGTGTAACATAATAGCCAAAGCATCAAGTTCCACTAAAGATATAATGAGACCCCCTAGCCCTGTGGCACTGCGCAATATCGACCCTAGTGTTTATGAGCCTTGGCAGATGAATGAGAGAGAACGATTTTTGGCTACCAAATGTATCAAGCTTATTCAAGGAAGAATACCATCTAAA GAAAATTTGTTACCATCTTACACTAATGTACTAACTCCAACTGATGATAAACCTGATTCAAATATTAGTCATTCATCAAGCTGTGTTACCATTTCAAATCATGA attATTCTCCCCGGACCGTTGTTTTCAACGTGGTTCAAATATGAGTGACTCTATGTATCTTAATCAAGATATTATGGTTTCTTCTCATTCATCATCATCTGAACCACAACTCGTGCTTTATGTGCCAGAAGTTGAAGAGATAAGAATTAGTCCAGTAGTTTCGAGAAAAGGTTATTTGAACATATTAGAACATAAAACTAATGGATGGAAAAAACGATGggtg acAGTAAGACGcccatatgtatttatatttagagaTGAAAAAGATCCCGTAGAAAGGGCATTGATCAACTTAACTACAGCTCAAGTTGAATATTCTGAAGATCAATTAGCCATGGTTAAAGTACCAAATTCATTCAG tGTTGTCACCAAACATAGGGGCTATTTAATGCAAACATTATTAGACAAAGAAGTGTATGAATGGCTGTATGCCATAAATCCTCTTTTAGCCGGTCAAATTCG atcaaaAACATCACGGCAAATAATGCCAAATGGACAAAATCAAAAGCCTGCATTTGTGTCCAATCCAATTGACACACATTAA